A genomic region of Dactylococcopsis salina PCC 8305 contains the following coding sequences:
- a CDS encoding NAD(P)H-dependent flavin oxidoreductase — protein MMTTTLPKLHIGNYVAPYPIIQGGMGIRISGASLASAVANTGGIGIISAVALGFASPYFDPKQRGKRDIFEANRLALIDELKKARDLSPNGIIGINSMVAGQDHETLTRTATENGANLIIAGAGLPLNLPKYTRDYPDVALIPVISSTRAAKVICRKWEKQYGRLPDGFVVENPNSAGGHLGAKKEELGQANLDSDKVIPELVAYLREELEVEIPVIAAGGIWDRSDIDRALSLGASGVQMGTRFITTNECDAHIKYKEFHRDAKPEDVVIVPSPVGLPGRALKNSFAEKAINHVSDLDKRCFGSCLQVCSCRDRAENYCIARALDRAARGDIENGLIFAGSNAGRANQITSVAELMKELVSN, from the coding sequence ATGATGACAACAACTCTCCCTAAACTTCACATTGGCAATTATGTTGCTCCCTATCCCATTATTCAAGGAGGAATGGGAATCAGAATCTCTGGCGCTAGTTTAGCCAGTGCGGTAGCAAATACTGGGGGAATCGGGATTATTTCTGCGGTAGCGTTAGGTTTTGCGTCCCCCTATTTTGATCCCAAGCAACGAGGAAAAAGAGATATTTTTGAAGCGAATCGGTTAGCGTTGATCGATGAATTGAAAAAAGCCCGCGATCTCAGTCCTAATGGTATCATCGGAATTAACTCCATGGTTGCAGGACAAGATCATGAAACACTAACACGGACTGCCACTGAAAATGGGGCAAACTTGATTATTGCGGGAGCAGGTTTACCGCTAAATTTACCCAAATATACTCGTGATTATCCTGATGTGGCGTTAATTCCTGTTATTTCTAGCACTCGCGCCGCTAAAGTGATTTGTCGAAAATGGGAAAAACAATATGGGAGACTTCCAGACGGGTTTGTGGTGGAAAATCCCAATTCTGCGGGAGGTCATTTAGGAGCAAAAAAAGAGGAATTAGGACAAGCTAATTTAGATAGTGACAAGGTGATTCCAGAATTAGTGGCTTATCTACGAGAAGAGTTAGAGGTGGAAATTCCTGTCATTGCTGCTGGGGGAATTTGGGATCGTTCAGATATCGATCGAGCTTTGAGTTTAGGAGCGAGTGGAGTCCAAATGGGAACGCGATTCATTACAACGAATGAATGTGATGCTCATATCAAATACAAAGAATTTCATCGTGATGCCAAGCCAGAAGATGTGGTGATTGTCCCTTCTCCAGTGGGGCTACCTGGACGAGCTTTAAAAAATTCCTTTGCCGAGAAAGCAATCAATCATGTTAGTGATCTAGATAAACGATGTTTTGGAAGTTGTTTACAAGTCTGTAGCTGTCGAGATCGTGCTGAAAATTATTGTATCGCTCGTGCTTTAGATCGAGCGGCGAGAGGTGACATTGAAAATGGTTTAATTTTTGCTGGTAGTAATGCGGGACGTGCTAATCAGATTACCTCTGTTGCTGAATTGATGAAAGAATTAGTTAGTAACTAA